The proteins below come from a single Miscanthus floridulus cultivar M001 chromosome 1, ASM1932011v1, whole genome shotgun sequence genomic window:
- the LOC136488652 gene encoding cationic amino acid transporter 3, mitochondrial-like isoform X1, whose protein sequence is MAMGGPSWPNLQCLVRRKPATASSAGWAEDADRGGGQRLARTLSVPHLAAIGVGSTIGAGIYVLVGTVAREHTGPGLTLSFLIAGVAAALSALCYAELSCRFPSAGSAYHYSYICIGESVAWLIGWALILEYTIGGSSVARGMSPNLALFFGGQDKLPFFLAQVHVKGLDTPLDPCAAILVLIVTALLCLGIKESSSVEGIITTANIIVMLFVICAGGWLGFRNGWVGYKVPEGYFPNGVSGVISGSATLFFAFIGFDTVASMAEEVKNPRRDLPLGMGLTLSLCCFLYMMVSAVVVGLVPYHAMDPDTPISSAFARYGMQWAEYVVSSGAVLALVASLIGGILPQPRIIMAMARDGLLPPLFSDVNRKTQVPILSTVLIGICAAILAFFMDVSQLAGMVSVGTLLAFTTVAISVLVVRYAPPYEMPMEVALAGSSESLASFSGHLEHDEQNSEDPFGNVQEALTVIEVASKVRRQKAIGNIVLICVGAIILISAVSVSFLPFYVQTIACTVGGLVVLSSSIVLLCIGQDKRFLGQTGGFMCPLVPLLPICCIIVNLYLLMNLGSHTWIRVSIWLVAGALIYFFYGLKHSSLASMAYHRISPL, encoded by the exons ATGGCCATGGGAGGCCCCTCCTGGCCCAATCTGCAGTGCCTGGTGCGGCGGAAGCCGGCGACAGCGAGCTCCGCTGGCTGGGCTGAAGACGCCGACAGGGGAGGTGGCCAGCGCCTCGCCAGGACGCTATCTGTTCCCCACCTCGCCGCCATCG GTGTCGGTTCGACGATTGGCGCCGGCATCTATGTCCTAGTTGGAACCGTGGCTCGTGAGCACACCGGGCCAGGCCTGACGCTCTCCTTCCTGATAGCCGGCGTCGCCGCGGCGCTTTCAGCATTGTGCTATGCTGAGCTCTCCTGCCGTTTCCCTTCAGCTGGGAGCGCCTATCACTACTCCTACATCTGCATTGGAGAGAG TGTTGCTTGGCTGATTGGGTGGGCCTTGATCCTTGAGTATACCATTGGCGGATCATCAGTGGCACGTGGCATGTCGCCAAACTTG GCTCTATTTTTCGGTGGCCAAGATAAGTTGCCGTTCTTTCTAGCACAAGTGCATGTCAAAGGGCTTGACACCCCACTTGATCCATGTGCTGCTATTCTTGTTCTGATAGTTACTGCATTACTCTGTCTGGGAATTAAAGAG AGCTCATCTGTGGAAGGCATCATCACCACTGCAAATATCATAGTGATGCTCTTTGTCATCTGTGCTGGTGGATGGCTAGGATTCAGGAATGGCTGGGTTGGTTATAAAGTGCCAGAAGG TTATTTCCCTAATGGTGTCAGTGGAGTTATCTCTGGATCAGCAACCCTCTTCTTCGCATTCATTGGCTTTGACACAGTTGCTAGTATGGCCGAGGAG GTAAAGAATCCTCGGCGCGATCTTCCATTGGGAATGGGCCTGACCTTGTCCCTGTGTTGCTTCCTCTACATGATGGTTTCTGCTGTTGTGGTCGGTTTGGTGCCGTACCACGCGATGGATCCGGACACCCCTATTTCTTCTGCGTTTGCGCGATATGGGATGCAGTGGGCCGA GTATGTTGTTTCCAGTGGAGCTGTTCTTGCTCTTGTGGCATCTCTGATAGGCGGTATTCTTCCCCAG CCAAGAATTATAATGGCTATGGCTAGAGATGGATTGCTCCCGCCACTGTTCTCAGATGTTAATCGAAAAACTCAAGTGCCAATCTTGAGCACAGTCTTAATTGGCATATGTGCTGCTATCCTGGCCTTTTTCATGGATGTCTCCCAATTGGCAGGGATG GTAAGCGTGGGAACCTTATTGGCATTTACTACGGTTGCCATTTCTGTTTTAGTAGTAAGATATGCTCCTCCGTATGAGATGCCAATGGAAGTGGCTCTTGCAGGATCATCTGAGTCACTAGCTTCATTCTCTGGGCACTTAGAGCATGATGAGCAAAATTCAGAAGATCCTTTTGGCAATG TTCAAGAAGCACTTACTGTCATTGAGGTAGCCAGCAAAGTGAGGCGACAGAAAGCCATTGGAAACATAGTATTGATATGTGTCGGAGCCATCATCTTGATTTCTGCGGTTTCTGTCTCCTTTTTGCCATT TTATGTGCAAACGATTGCATGCACTGTAGGCGGATTGGTAGTGTTGAGTTCTTCTATTGTGCTTTTGTGCATTGGACAAGACAAGAGATTTTTGGGACAAACTGGAG GTTTCATGTGCCCGTTGGTCCCATTGCTTCCAATTTGTTGCATCATCGTCAACTTATACCTGCTTATGAACCTCGG GAGTCACACATGGATTCGTGTTTCCATATGGCTGGTGGCTGGGGCCCTCATATACTTCTTCTATGGCCTGAAGCATAGTTCACTGGCAAGCATGGCCTACCATCGCATATCACCTTTGTAG
- the LOC136488652 gene encoding cationic amino acid transporter 2, vacuolar-like isoform X2 has translation MAMGGPSWPNLQCLVRRKPATASSAGWAEDADRGGGQRLARTLSVPHLAAIGVGSTIGAGIYVLVGTVAREHTGPGLTLSFLIAGVAAALSALCYAELSCRFPSAGSAYHYSYICIGESVAWLIGWALILEYTIGGSSVARGMSPNLALFFGGQDKLPFFLAQVHVKGLDTPLDPCAAILVLIVTALLCLGIKESSSVEGIITTANIIVMLFVICAGGWLGFRNGWVGYKVPEGYFPNGVSGVISGSATLFFAFIGFDTVASMAEEVKNPRRDLPLGMGLTLSLCCFLYMMVSAVVVGLVPYHAMDPDTPISSAFARYGMQWAEYVVSSGAVLALVASLIGGILPQPRIIMAMARDGLLPPLFSDVNRKTQVPILSTVLIGICAAILAFFMDVSQLAGMVSVGTLLAFTTVAISVLVVRYAPPYEMPMEVALAGSSESLASFSGHLEHDEQNSEDPFGNVQEALTVIEVASKVRRQKAIGNIVLICVGAIILISAVSVSFLPLSHTWIRVSIWLVAGALIYFFYGLKHSSLASMAYHRISPL, from the exons ATGGCCATGGGAGGCCCCTCCTGGCCCAATCTGCAGTGCCTGGTGCGGCGGAAGCCGGCGACAGCGAGCTCCGCTGGCTGGGCTGAAGACGCCGACAGGGGAGGTGGCCAGCGCCTCGCCAGGACGCTATCTGTTCCCCACCTCGCCGCCATCG GTGTCGGTTCGACGATTGGCGCCGGCATCTATGTCCTAGTTGGAACCGTGGCTCGTGAGCACACCGGGCCAGGCCTGACGCTCTCCTTCCTGATAGCCGGCGTCGCCGCGGCGCTTTCAGCATTGTGCTATGCTGAGCTCTCCTGCCGTTTCCCTTCAGCTGGGAGCGCCTATCACTACTCCTACATCTGCATTGGAGAGAG TGTTGCTTGGCTGATTGGGTGGGCCTTGATCCTTGAGTATACCATTGGCGGATCATCAGTGGCACGTGGCATGTCGCCAAACTTG GCTCTATTTTTCGGTGGCCAAGATAAGTTGCCGTTCTTTCTAGCACAAGTGCATGTCAAAGGGCTTGACACCCCACTTGATCCATGTGCTGCTATTCTTGTTCTGATAGTTACTGCATTACTCTGTCTGGGAATTAAAGAG AGCTCATCTGTGGAAGGCATCATCACCACTGCAAATATCATAGTGATGCTCTTTGTCATCTGTGCTGGTGGATGGCTAGGATTCAGGAATGGCTGGGTTGGTTATAAAGTGCCAGAAGG TTATTTCCCTAATGGTGTCAGTGGAGTTATCTCTGGATCAGCAACCCTCTTCTTCGCATTCATTGGCTTTGACACAGTTGCTAGTATGGCCGAGGAG GTAAAGAATCCTCGGCGCGATCTTCCATTGGGAATGGGCCTGACCTTGTCCCTGTGTTGCTTCCTCTACATGATGGTTTCTGCTGTTGTGGTCGGTTTGGTGCCGTACCACGCGATGGATCCGGACACCCCTATTTCTTCTGCGTTTGCGCGATATGGGATGCAGTGGGCCGA GTATGTTGTTTCCAGTGGAGCTGTTCTTGCTCTTGTGGCATCTCTGATAGGCGGTATTCTTCCCCAG CCAAGAATTATAATGGCTATGGCTAGAGATGGATTGCTCCCGCCACTGTTCTCAGATGTTAATCGAAAAACTCAAGTGCCAATCTTGAGCACAGTCTTAATTGGCATATGTGCTGCTATCCTGGCCTTTTTCATGGATGTCTCCCAATTGGCAGGGATG GTAAGCGTGGGAACCTTATTGGCATTTACTACGGTTGCCATTTCTGTTTTAGTAGTAAGATATGCTCCTCCGTATGAGATGCCAATGGAAGTGGCTCTTGCAGGATCATCTGAGTCACTAGCTTCATTCTCTGGGCACTTAGAGCATGATGAGCAAAATTCAGAAGATCCTTTTGGCAATG TTCAAGAAGCACTTACTGTCATTGAGGTAGCCAGCAAAGTGAGGCGACAGAAAGCCATTGGAAACATAGTATTGATATGTGTCGGAGCCATCATCTTGATTTCTGCGGTTTCTGTCTCCTTTTTGCCATT GAGTCACACATGGATTCGTGTTTCCATATGGCTGGTGGCTGGGGCCCTCATATACTTCTTCTATGGCCTGAAGCATAGTTCACTGGCAAGCATGGCCTACCATCGCATATCACCTTTGTAG